The Clostridium beijerinckii genomic sequence CCGATATTAGGATTACAAGGCATCAATGCTATTGAATCTAAATTTATTGTACATACTAATGTATTAAGGCCTAATCTTGCTGATGCCAATGCAGCTTCACATCCCGCATGACCTGCACCAACAACAACTATATCGAATTGACCACCATCATAATTTACTGCCATTACTTTTACCTACTTTCCTACACAAAATTCACTAAAAATTTTGTTTAATAAATCTTCTTCTAATTCATCTCCAGTTATTTCTCCTAAAGCTTTCATAGCCGCTGTTATATAAATTGATATTAAATCAAGATATTCATTAGCATTAATTTTATCTAAAGCCATTTTACAATTTTCTAATGATTTATATAACGCTTGCTTATGTCGTGCATTAGAAATTATTAAGCTTTCAGAGCTTATCTCTCCATTAAAGAATAACTTTTTAACTTCATCTTTTAAAATATCTATTCCTTGGCCAGTTTTAGCTGATATATTTATTATATTACTTAGATTCTTAAGTATTTCTTCTTGAATTTTTATATCTTTCAAATCCATCTTATTTAATAATACTATATATTTTCTATTCTTTATTTTATTAATTATTCTACTGTCTTCTTCATCTATATATCTAGATGCATCAAGCATGAGTATTATTAGATCTGCTTCTTCAATTTTCTCTTTTGATTTTTCCACACCTATTTTTTCTACTACATCTTCTGTATCTCTTATTCCTGCTGTATCGGTTATTTTAACCGGTATTCCATCAAGATTTATATATTCCTCAATTATATCTCTAGTTGTCCCTGGGACATCTGTTACTATAGCTCTATTTTCTCTTAATAATGCATTAAGTAATGAAGATTTTCCTACATTTGGTTTTCCTACAATAACTATATTGAGTCCATCTCTCACAATTTTACCCGCATCCGCATTAGACAATAAGGTTTCAATTTTTGAATTTGTATTCTCGATCCCATCTTTAATCTGTAAAATTAAATTGTCATCAACGATATCCTCATCATCTTCTGTAAAATCAACTGCATATTCAATTAGCGCTAAAACGTTTAGCAAATACCCTCTTAATTCATTTATTTCTTTAGATAAAGCCCCTTTGCTTTGAATCATAGCTGCTTTCATCGATAACTCTGTTTTAGCAGTTATTATATCCATAACTGCTTCGGCCTGACTCAAATCTATTCTTCCATTTAAAAATGCTCTTTTAGTAAATT encodes the following:
- the mnmE gene encoding tRNA uridine-5-carboxymethylaminomethyl(34) synthesis GTPase MnmE, which produces MKEFDTICAIATPIGEGGVSIIRISGENVLKIASKIFTPRNKYDIESMKTYTMKYGNIVDLENKKEIIDEVILSYMKAPRSYTGENVVEINCHGGVISTNSVLDQVIKAGARLAEPGEFTKRAFLNGRIDLSQAEAVMDIITAKTELSMKAAMIQSKGALSKEINELRGYLLNVLALIEYAVDFTEDDEDIVDDNLILQIKDGIENTNSKIETLLSNADAGKIVRDGLNIVIVGKPNVGKSSLLNALLRENRAIVTDVPGTTRDIIEEYINLDGIPVKITDTAGIRDTEDVVEKIGVEKSKEKIEEADLIILMLDASRYIDEEDSRIINKIKNRKYIVLLNKMDLKDIKIQEEILKNLSNIINISAKTGQGIDILKDEVKKLFFNGEISSESLIISNARHKQALYKSLENCKMALDKINANEYLDLISIYITAAMKALGEITGDELEEDLLNKIFSEFCVGK